One genomic segment of Nothobranchius furzeri strain GRZ-AD chromosome 10, NfurGRZ-RIMD1, whole genome shotgun sequence includes these proteins:
- the LOC107386581 gene encoding glycine receptor subunit alpha-2 isoform X2 produces the protein MPLNSFCWLWASSVFFLQGRSGLCKEMKSPNKTPKAPSPSDFLDKLMGRTSGYDARIRPNFKGPPVNVTCNIFINSFGSITETTMDYRLNVFLRQQWNDPRLAYKEYPDDSLDLDPSMLDSIWKPDLFFANEKGANFHEVTTDNKLLRIFQNGNVLYSIRLTLTLSCPMDLKNFPMDSQMCTMQLESFGYTMNDLIFEWLDVGAVQVADDLMLPQFVLKEEKGLGYCTKYYNTGKFTCIEVKFYLERQMGYYLIQMYIPSLLTVILSWVSFWINMDAAPARVGLGITTVLTMTTQSSGSRASLPKVSYVKAIDIWMAVCLLFVFAALLEYAAVNFVSRQHKEFFRLRKKLKEQQRLRTQGSSDSKVKGNNTPGNTPYHGSVSQRCSACAREEELAHQGFLFQSIGLALSAGTAPEMDATPVFADLPPGLGFYEIRRRFVERAKRIDTISRALFPMSFLMFNVLYWLTYKVLRHEDVQLTL, from the exons ATGCCTCTGAACAGTTTCTGCTGGCTCTGGGCTTCGTCTGTCTTTTTTCTACAAGGCAG GTCGGGACTCTGTAAAGAGATGAAGTCCCCCAACAAGACACCCAAAGCCCCGTCTCCGTCTGACTTCCTGGACAAACTGATGGGACGCACATCTGGCTACGATGCTCGCATCAGACCCAATTTTAAAG GTCCTCCTGTGAATGTCACCTGTAACATCTTCATCAACAGCTTTGGATCCATCACAGAGACGACCATG GACTACCGGCTTAACGTGTTTCTTCGGCAACAGTGGAACGACCCACGACTGGCTTATAAGGAATATCCGGACGACTCCCTGGATTTGGACCCCTCCATGTTGGACTCCATTTGGAAGCCTGACCTGTTTTTTGCAAATGAAAAGGGAGCAAACTTCCACGAAGTTACGACAGACAACAAACTTCTTCGGATATTCCAGAATGGAAATGTCCTCTACAGCATCAG GCTGACTCTCACTCTTTCTTGTCCGATGGACCTGAAGAACTTCCCCATGGACAGCCAGATGTGTACTATGCAGCTGGAGAGTT TTGGATACACGATGAATGACCTCATCTTTGAGTGGCTGGATGTTGGAGCAGTGCAGGTGGCTGATGACCTGATGCTCCCGCAGTTTGTGCTGAAAGAGGAGAAAGGTCTTGGCTACTGCACCAAATACTACAACACAG GCAAATTCACCTGCATCGAGGTCAAATTCTACCTGGAGCGCCAAATGGGTTACTACCTGATCCAGATGTACATACCTAGCCTGCTCACCGTCATCCTGTCCTGGGTGTCCTTCTGGATCAACATGGACGCCGCTCCGGCCAGAGTGGGGTTAGGGATCACCACTGTGCTCACAATGACGACGCAGAGCTCAGGCTCAAGGGCCTCACTGCCGAAG GTGTCCTACGTCAAAGCCATAGACATctggatggcagtgtgtcttctttTCGTGTTTGCGGCGCTGCTAGAGTATGCAGCTGTTAACTTTGTTTCACGGCAGCACAAGGAGTTCTTCCGACTGAGGAAGAAGCTCAAAGAGCAGCAAAGGCTGAGGACT CAGGGCAGCAGTGACAGTAAGGTGAAGGGAAATAACACGCCAGGGAATACTCCGTATCATGGGAGTGTGAGCCAGCGTTGCAGCGCCTGTGCCAGG gaggaggagctggcccatcaGGGTTTTCTCTTCCAGAGCATTGGACTCGCTCTGTCAGCAGGAACTGCACCAGAGATGGATGCAACCCCGGTCTTTGCCGACTTACCTCCTGGTTTAGGTTTTTATGAAATCCGGCGACGCTTCGTGGAACGGGCAAAAAGGATCGACACCATCTCCAGAGCTCTTTTCCCCATGAGCTTCCTCATGTTTAATGTCCTCTACTGGCTCACCTACAAGGTTCTACGACACGAGGATGTCCAGCTCACACTGTGA
- the aifm1 gene encoding apoptosis-inducing factor 1, mitochondrial isoform X3, producing the protein MLTSRAVCRKLAPLIRTSSTVCRQNVRRAGLNNARIPACVPAAHMSTGPLGGGGDNLKYALLVGAAFVGGITYAVITLKGDQRRYETRLSEISTRRQRSATPVQTEPPAVEATTTEADSTPAPPQLPSHAPYLLIGGGTASFAAARSIRARDPGAKVLIVTDEPDLPYMRPPLSKELWFSDDPSVTETLRFKQWNGKERSIYFQPPSFYIDPEHLTGAENGGVAVLVNKKVVHMDVRGNKVKLDDGTEISYEKCLIATGGVPRNLQVIERAGEEVMKRTSLFRKIEDFKSLENVSRKAESITIIGGGFLGSELACALGRKAAESGLEVVQMFPEKGNMGKVLPEYLSNWTTEKVKKEGVKVITEALVKSVSYRDDKLEIQLKDGRLVKTDHIVAAVGLEPNVDLAKSAGLEVDSDFGGYRVNAELQARSNIWVAGDAACFYDIRLGRRRVEHHDHAVVSGRLAGENMTGASKPYWHQSMFWSDLGPDVGYEAIGIVDSSLPTVGVFAKATAKDTPKAATEKSGTGIRSESETEDTAASPVASAAPAPAVENKDEYGKGVIFYLRDKVVVGIILWNVFNRMPIARKIIKDGEEHADLNEVAKLFNIHED; encoded by the exons ATGCTAACAAGTAGGGCTGTTTGTCGCAAGCTAGCACCTCTCATTAGAACCTCTTCAACAGTGTGCCGGCAGAATGTGAGAAGAGCGG GGTTGAACAATGCCAGAATACCTGCATGTGTGCCTGCAGCGCATATGTCCACTGGCCCGCTGGGGGGAGGTGGAGACAACCTGAAGTACGCCCTGCTGGTCGGAGCAGCCTTTGTTGGTGGTATAACTTAT GCAGTAATAACCCTGAAGGGAGACCAACGGAGATATGAGACGCGTTTGTCAGAAATATCAACGAGACGGCAACGGTCAGCCACACCGGTCCAGACAGAGCCTCCAG CTGTTGAAGCCACGACGACAGAGG CAGACTCCACGCCCGCTCCACCCCAGCTGCCCTCACACGCCCCCTACCTCCTCATAGGTGGAGGCACCGCCTCGTTCGCCGCTGCCCGGTCCATTCGAGCCAGGGATCCTGGTGCCAAG GTACTGATAGTGACCGATGAGCCAGACCTTCCGTACATGAGGCCGCCTCTTTCTAAAGAGCTGTGGTTCTCCGATGACCCCAGTGTGACCGAGACGCTGCGTTTCAAGCAGTGGAACGGCAAAGAAAGAAG CATCTACTTCCAGCCGCCATCTTTTTACATCGATCCAGAACATTTGACCGGTGCAGAGAATGGAGGCGTGGCGGTTCTCGTTAACAAAAAG GTGGTGCACATGGACGTGAGAGGAAACAAGGTCAAACTGGACGATGGCACTGAAATTTCATATGAAAAGTGTTTGATTGCCACGG GTGGCGTCCCAAGAAATCTGCAGGTGATCGAAAGAGCCGGAGAGGAGGTGATGAAGAGGACCTCTTTGTTCCGCAAG ATTGAAGACTTCAAATCACTGGAAAACGTCTCAAGGAAAGCTGAGTCCATCACAATAATTGGGGGTGGTTTCCTGGGCAGCGAGCTGGCCTGCGCCCTGGGCAGGAAAG CTGCTGAGTCTGGATTGGAGGTCGTACAGATGTTCCCTGAGAAGGGCAACATGGGAAAGGTGCTGCCTGAGTATCTGAGCAACTGGACAACAGAGAAAGTCAAAAAAG AGGGAGTAAAAGTCATCACAGAAGCTCTGGTGAAATCTGTGTCTTACAGAGACGATAAGTTAGAAATCCAGCTGAAGGACGGTCGACTG GTAAAAACGGATCACATCGTTGCAGCTGTTGGGCTGGAGCCAAACGTAGACCTGGCTAAGTCGGCAGGGCTGGAGGTGGACTCTGACTTTGGTGGCTATCGAGTCAATGCAGAGCTTCAAGCTAGGTCCAACATCTGGGTG GCTGGAGATGCTGCTTGTTTCTATGACATCAGATTGGGACGCAGAAGAGTTGAACACCACGATCACGCCGTAGTCAGTGGGAGGCTGGCTGGGGAGAACATGACTGGAGCCAGCAAACCGTACTGGCATCAGTCTATGTTCTG GAGCGATCTGGGACCTGATGTTGGCTACGAGGCCATCGGGATCGTTGACAGCAGCCTGCCAACAGTAGGAGTGTTCGCCAAAGCTACGGCCAAGGACACACCTAAAGCTGCAACTGAGAAGTCAG GGACGGGGATCCGCTCAGAGAGTGAGACAGAGGACACGGCCGCCAGCCCAGTGGCCTCTGCAGCACCCGCTCCAGCTGTGGAGAACAAGGACGAATACGGAAAAGGAGTCATCTTCTACCTGAGGGACAAGGTGGTGGTGGGCATCATCCTGTGGAACGTTTTCAACAGGATGCCCATCGCTAGGAAG ATCATCAAAGACGGAGAGGAACATGCAGATCTGAACGAAGTGGCCAAGCTGTTCAACATCCACGAGGACTGA
- the aifm1 gene encoding apoptosis-inducing factor 1, mitochondrial isoform X2 produces the protein MLTSRAVCRKLAPLIRTSSTVCRQNVRRAGLNNARIPACVPAAHMSTGPLGGGGDNLKYALLVGAAFVGGITYAVITLKGDQRRYETRLSEISTRRQRSATPVQTEPPAVEATTTEAVSEPKLEAAPSPEEPRPPPEVAAAPSETSPQPPADSTPAPPQLPSHAPYLLIGGGTASFAAARSIRARDPGAKVLIVTDEPDLPYMRPPLSKELWFSDDPSVTETLRFKQWNGKERSIYFQPPSFYIDPEHLTGAENGGVAVLVNKKVVHMDVRGNKVKLDDGTEISYEKCLIATGGVPRNLQVIERAGEEVMKRTSLFRKIEDFKSLENVSRKAESITIIGGGFLGSELACALGRKAAESGLEVVQMFPEKGNMGKVLPEYLSNWTTEKVKKEGVKVITEALVKSVSYRDDKLEIQLKDGRLVKTDHIVAAVGLEPNVDLAKSAGLEVDSDFGGYRVNAELQARSNIWVAGDAACFYDIRLGRRRVEHHDHAVVSGRLAGENMTGASKPYWHQSMFWSDLGPDVGYEAIGIVDSSLPTVGVFAKATAKDTPKAATEKSGTGIRSESETEDTAASPVASAAPAPAVENKDEYGKGVIFYLRDKVVVGIILWNVFNRMPIARKIIKDGEEHADLNEVAKLFNIHED, from the exons ATGCTAACAAGTAGGGCTGTTTGTCGCAAGCTAGCACCTCTCATTAGAACCTCTTCAACAGTGTGCCGGCAGAATGTGAGAAGAGCGG GGTTGAACAATGCCAGAATACCTGCATGTGTGCCTGCAGCGCATATGTCCACTGGCCCGCTGGGGGGAGGTGGAGACAACCTGAAGTACGCCCTGCTGGTCGGAGCAGCCTTTGTTGGTGGTATAACTTAT GCAGTAATAACCCTGAAGGGAGACCAACGGAGATATGAGACGCGTTTGTCAGAAATATCAACGAGACGGCAACGGTCAGCCACACCGGTCCAGACAGAGCCTCCAG CTGTTGAAGCCACGACGACAGAGG CCGTCTCTGAGCCGAAGCTCGAAGCTGCGCCTTCACCGGAGGAGCCGAGACCCCCACCCGAGGTCGCCGCAGCTCCCAGTGAAACATCACCACAACCTCCag CAGACTCCACGCCCGCTCCACCCCAGCTGCCCTCACACGCCCCCTACCTCCTCATAGGTGGAGGCACCGCCTCGTTCGCCGCTGCCCGGTCCATTCGAGCCAGGGATCCTGGTGCCAAG GTACTGATAGTGACCGATGAGCCAGACCTTCCGTACATGAGGCCGCCTCTTTCTAAAGAGCTGTGGTTCTCCGATGACCCCAGTGTGACCGAGACGCTGCGTTTCAAGCAGTGGAACGGCAAAGAAAGAAG CATCTACTTCCAGCCGCCATCTTTTTACATCGATCCAGAACATTTGACCGGTGCAGAGAATGGAGGCGTGGCGGTTCTCGTTAACAAAAAG GTGGTGCACATGGACGTGAGAGGAAACAAGGTCAAACTGGACGATGGCACTGAAATTTCATATGAAAAGTGTTTGATTGCCACGG GTGGCGTCCCAAGAAATCTGCAGGTGATCGAAAGAGCCGGAGAGGAGGTGATGAAGAGGACCTCTTTGTTCCGCAAG ATTGAAGACTTCAAATCACTGGAAAACGTCTCAAGGAAAGCTGAGTCCATCACAATAATTGGGGGTGGTTTCCTGGGCAGCGAGCTGGCCTGCGCCCTGGGCAGGAAAG CTGCTGAGTCTGGATTGGAGGTCGTACAGATGTTCCCTGAGAAGGGCAACATGGGAAAGGTGCTGCCTGAGTATCTGAGCAACTGGACAACAGAGAAAGTCAAAAAAG AGGGAGTAAAAGTCATCACAGAAGCTCTGGTGAAATCTGTGTCTTACAGAGACGATAAGTTAGAAATCCAGCTGAAGGACGGTCGACTG GTAAAAACGGATCACATCGTTGCAGCTGTTGGGCTGGAGCCAAACGTAGACCTGGCTAAGTCGGCAGGGCTGGAGGTGGACTCTGACTTTGGTGGCTATCGAGTCAATGCAGAGCTTCAAGCTAGGTCCAACATCTGGGTG GCTGGAGATGCTGCTTGTTTCTATGACATCAGATTGGGACGCAGAAGAGTTGAACACCACGATCACGCCGTAGTCAGTGGGAGGCTGGCTGGGGAGAACATGACTGGAGCCAGCAAACCGTACTGGCATCAGTCTATGTTCTG GAGCGATCTGGGACCTGATGTTGGCTACGAGGCCATCGGGATCGTTGACAGCAGCCTGCCAACAGTAGGAGTGTTCGCCAAAGCTACGGCCAAGGACACACCTAAAGCTGCAACTGAGAAGTCAG GGACGGGGATCCGCTCAGAGAGTGAGACAGAGGACACGGCCGCCAGCCCAGTGGCCTCTGCAGCACCCGCTCCAGCTGTGGAGAACAAGGACGAATACGGAAAAGGAGTCATCTTCTACCTGAGGGACAAGGTGGTGGTGGGCATCATCCTGTGGAACGTTTTCAACAGGATGCCCATCGCTAGGAAG ATCATCAAAGACGGAGAGGAACATGCAGATCTGAACGAAGTGGCCAAGCTGTTCAACATCCACGAGGACTGA
- the LOC107386581 gene encoding glycine receptor subunit alpha-2 isoform X1, with the protein MFKNRQALTMKLDGFWPDPSFGRSGLCKEMKSPNKTPKAPSPSDFLDKLMGRTSGYDARIRPNFKGPPVNVTCNIFINSFGSITETTMDYRLNVFLRQQWNDPRLAYKEYPDDSLDLDPSMLDSIWKPDLFFANEKGANFHEVTTDNKLLRIFQNGNVLYSIRLTLTLSCPMDLKNFPMDSQMCTMQLESFGYTMNDLIFEWLDVGAVQVADDLMLPQFVLKEEKGLGYCTKYYNTGKFTCIEVKFYLERQMGYYLIQMYIPSLLTVILSWVSFWINMDAAPARVGLGITTVLTMTTQSSGSRASLPKVSYVKAIDIWMAVCLLFVFAALLEYAAVNFVSRQHKEFFRLRKKLKEQQRLRTQGSSDSKVKGNNTPGNTPYHGSVSQRCSACAREEELAHQGFLFQSIGLALSAGTAPEMDATPVFADLPPGLGFYEIRRRFVERAKRIDTISRALFPMSFLMFNVLYWLTYKVLRHEDVQLTL; encoded by the exons ATGTTTAAAAATCGACAAGCTTTAACAATGAAACTAGATGGTTTTTGGCCCGACCCGTCGTTTGGCAGGTCGGGACTCTGTAAAGAGATGAAGTCCCCCAACAAGACACCCAAAGCCCCGTCTCCGTCTGACTTCCTGGACAAACTGATGGGACGCACATCTGGCTACGATGCTCGCATCAGACCCAATTTTAAAG GTCCTCCTGTGAATGTCACCTGTAACATCTTCATCAACAGCTTTGGATCCATCACAGAGACGACCATG GACTACCGGCTTAACGTGTTTCTTCGGCAACAGTGGAACGACCCACGACTGGCTTATAAGGAATATCCGGACGACTCCCTGGATTTGGACCCCTCCATGTTGGACTCCATTTGGAAGCCTGACCTGTTTTTTGCAAATGAAAAGGGAGCAAACTTCCACGAAGTTACGACAGACAACAAACTTCTTCGGATATTCCAGAATGGAAATGTCCTCTACAGCATCAG GCTGACTCTCACTCTTTCTTGTCCGATGGACCTGAAGAACTTCCCCATGGACAGCCAGATGTGTACTATGCAGCTGGAGAGTT TTGGATACACGATGAATGACCTCATCTTTGAGTGGCTGGATGTTGGAGCAGTGCAGGTGGCTGATGACCTGATGCTCCCGCAGTTTGTGCTGAAAGAGGAGAAAGGTCTTGGCTACTGCACCAAATACTACAACACAG GCAAATTCACCTGCATCGAGGTCAAATTCTACCTGGAGCGCCAAATGGGTTACTACCTGATCCAGATGTACATACCTAGCCTGCTCACCGTCATCCTGTCCTGGGTGTCCTTCTGGATCAACATGGACGCCGCTCCGGCCAGAGTGGGGTTAGGGATCACCACTGTGCTCACAATGACGACGCAGAGCTCAGGCTCAAGGGCCTCACTGCCGAAG GTGTCCTACGTCAAAGCCATAGACATctggatggcagtgtgtcttctttTCGTGTTTGCGGCGCTGCTAGAGTATGCAGCTGTTAACTTTGTTTCACGGCAGCACAAGGAGTTCTTCCGACTGAGGAAGAAGCTCAAAGAGCAGCAAAGGCTGAGGACT CAGGGCAGCAGTGACAGTAAGGTGAAGGGAAATAACACGCCAGGGAATACTCCGTATCATGGGAGTGTGAGCCAGCGTTGCAGCGCCTGTGCCAGG gaggaggagctggcccatcaGGGTTTTCTCTTCCAGAGCATTGGACTCGCTCTGTCAGCAGGAACTGCACCAGAGATGGATGCAACCCCGGTCTTTGCCGACTTACCTCCTGGTTTAGGTTTTTATGAAATCCGGCGACGCTTCGTGGAACGGGCAAAAAGGATCGACACCATCTCCAGAGCTCTTTTCCCCATGAGCTTCCTCATGTTTAATGTCCTCTACTGGCTCACCTACAAGGTTCTACGACACGAGGATGTCCAGCTCACACTGTGA
- the aifm1 gene encoding apoptosis-inducing factor 1, mitochondrial isoform X1 — translation MLTSRAVCRKLAPLIRTSSTVCRQNVRRAGLNNARIPACVPAAHMSTGPLGGGGDNLKYALLVGAAFVGGITYAVITLKGDQRRYETRLSEISTRRQRSATPVQTEPPAVEATTTEAVSEPKLEAAPSPEEPRPPPEVAAAPSETSPQPPAADSTPAPPQLPSHAPYLLIGGGTASFAAARSIRARDPGAKVLIVTDEPDLPYMRPPLSKELWFSDDPSVTETLRFKQWNGKERSIYFQPPSFYIDPEHLTGAENGGVAVLVNKKVVHMDVRGNKVKLDDGTEISYEKCLIATGGVPRNLQVIERAGEEVMKRTSLFRKIEDFKSLENVSRKAESITIIGGGFLGSELACALGRKAAESGLEVVQMFPEKGNMGKVLPEYLSNWTTEKVKKEGVKVITEALVKSVSYRDDKLEIQLKDGRLVKTDHIVAAVGLEPNVDLAKSAGLEVDSDFGGYRVNAELQARSNIWVAGDAACFYDIRLGRRRVEHHDHAVVSGRLAGENMTGASKPYWHQSMFWSDLGPDVGYEAIGIVDSSLPTVGVFAKATAKDTPKAATEKSGTGIRSESETEDTAASPVASAAPAPAVENKDEYGKGVIFYLRDKVVVGIILWNVFNRMPIARKIIKDGEEHADLNEVAKLFNIHED, via the exons ATGCTAACAAGTAGGGCTGTTTGTCGCAAGCTAGCACCTCTCATTAGAACCTCTTCAACAGTGTGCCGGCAGAATGTGAGAAGAGCGG GGTTGAACAATGCCAGAATACCTGCATGTGTGCCTGCAGCGCATATGTCCACTGGCCCGCTGGGGGGAGGTGGAGACAACCTGAAGTACGCCCTGCTGGTCGGAGCAGCCTTTGTTGGTGGTATAACTTAT GCAGTAATAACCCTGAAGGGAGACCAACGGAGATATGAGACGCGTTTGTCAGAAATATCAACGAGACGGCAACGGTCAGCCACACCGGTCCAGACAGAGCCTCCAG CTGTTGAAGCCACGACGACAGAGG CCGTCTCTGAGCCGAAGCTCGAAGCTGCGCCTTCACCGGAGGAGCCGAGACCCCCACCCGAGGTCGCCGCAGCTCCCAGTGAAACATCACCACAACCTCCag CAGCAGACTCCACGCCCGCTCCACCCCAGCTGCCCTCACACGCCCCCTACCTCCTCATAGGTGGAGGCACCGCCTCGTTCGCCGCTGCCCGGTCCATTCGAGCCAGGGATCCTGGTGCCAAG GTACTGATAGTGACCGATGAGCCAGACCTTCCGTACATGAGGCCGCCTCTTTCTAAAGAGCTGTGGTTCTCCGATGACCCCAGTGTGACCGAGACGCTGCGTTTCAAGCAGTGGAACGGCAAAGAAAGAAG CATCTACTTCCAGCCGCCATCTTTTTACATCGATCCAGAACATTTGACCGGTGCAGAGAATGGAGGCGTGGCGGTTCTCGTTAACAAAAAG GTGGTGCACATGGACGTGAGAGGAAACAAGGTCAAACTGGACGATGGCACTGAAATTTCATATGAAAAGTGTTTGATTGCCACGG GTGGCGTCCCAAGAAATCTGCAGGTGATCGAAAGAGCCGGAGAGGAGGTGATGAAGAGGACCTCTTTGTTCCGCAAG ATTGAAGACTTCAAATCACTGGAAAACGTCTCAAGGAAAGCTGAGTCCATCACAATAATTGGGGGTGGTTTCCTGGGCAGCGAGCTGGCCTGCGCCCTGGGCAGGAAAG CTGCTGAGTCTGGATTGGAGGTCGTACAGATGTTCCCTGAGAAGGGCAACATGGGAAAGGTGCTGCCTGAGTATCTGAGCAACTGGACAACAGAGAAAGTCAAAAAAG AGGGAGTAAAAGTCATCACAGAAGCTCTGGTGAAATCTGTGTCTTACAGAGACGATAAGTTAGAAATCCAGCTGAAGGACGGTCGACTG GTAAAAACGGATCACATCGTTGCAGCTGTTGGGCTGGAGCCAAACGTAGACCTGGCTAAGTCGGCAGGGCTGGAGGTGGACTCTGACTTTGGTGGCTATCGAGTCAATGCAGAGCTTCAAGCTAGGTCCAACATCTGGGTG GCTGGAGATGCTGCTTGTTTCTATGACATCAGATTGGGACGCAGAAGAGTTGAACACCACGATCACGCCGTAGTCAGTGGGAGGCTGGCTGGGGAGAACATGACTGGAGCCAGCAAACCGTACTGGCATCAGTCTATGTTCTG GAGCGATCTGGGACCTGATGTTGGCTACGAGGCCATCGGGATCGTTGACAGCAGCCTGCCAACAGTAGGAGTGTTCGCCAAAGCTACGGCCAAGGACACACCTAAAGCTGCAACTGAGAAGTCAG GGACGGGGATCCGCTCAGAGAGTGAGACAGAGGACACGGCCGCCAGCCCAGTGGCCTCTGCAGCACCCGCTCCAGCTGTGGAGAACAAGGACGAATACGGAAAAGGAGTCATCTTCTACCTGAGGGACAAGGTGGTGGTGGGCATCATCCTGTGGAACGTTTTCAACAGGATGCCCATCGCTAGGAAG ATCATCAAAGACGGAGAGGAACATGCAGATCTGAACGAAGTGGCCAAGCTGTTCAACATCCACGAGGACTGA